Proteins encoded by one window of Chrysemys picta bellii isolate R12L10 chromosome 10, ASM1138683v2, whole genome shotgun sequence:
- the RSL24D1 gene encoding probable ribosome biogenesis protein RLP24: protein MRIEKCYFCSGPIYPGHGLMFVRNDCKVFRFCRSKCHKNFKKKRNPRKVRWTKAFRKAAGKELTVDNSFEFEKRRNEPLKYQRELWSKTVDAMKRVEEIKQKRQAKFIMNRLKKSKELQKAQDIKEVKQNIHLVRAPHAGKAKRLEEKMVQKLQEAVAMEEES, encoded by the exons ATGCGCATCGAGAAATGTTACTTCTGCTCCGGGCCCATCTACCCGGGACACGGGCTCATGTTCGTGCGGAACGACTGCAAG GTCTTTAGATTCTGCAGATCAAAATGCcacaaaaactttaaaaagaaacGAAATCCCAGAAAGGTCAGATGGACCAAAGCCTTCCGGAAAGCAGCTGGTAAAGAACTAACAGTG GATAATTCATTTGAGTTCGAAAAACGTAGAAACGAGCCACTGAAATACCAGAGAGAGCTGTGGAGCAAAACTG ttgaTGCAATGAAGAGAGTGGAAGAGATCAAACAAAAACGCCAAGCTAAATTTATCATGAACAG ATTAAAGAAGAGCAAAGAGCTGCAGAAGGCACAGGACATCAAAGAAGTCAAGCAAAACATACATCTTGTTCGGGCTCCACATGCAG gCAAAGCAAAACGGCTGGAGGAGAAAATGGTACAGAAATTGCAAGAGGCTGTAGCTATGGAAGAAGAGTCCTAA